ACCACATAGTAACCAGCCCTCGCTGCAGACTCTGTTAAAAAATCTCCTGCTGAGATGACACCTTCACCACCTTCGCCACCAATCTTGATGGTCAAATCAAATGCCATAAGTTACCTCCTAACAGAGAATAATTTAAAAAGTAAGTAATATTTTACCAGATATAAATCATTACGATAAATATCATAAGTTTTCCACTTGACAACCCTTTAGTACATGCTAATTTTTTGATAATCCAAAAGCAAGGAGGTAAAGAATGCCTATGGAAGTAGTTCCAGGACCGGCAGGTTATATACCCACACCGCCAGCTTTTGAGGGTGTGGAATTACCACCTCCCGGCAAGGCGCTTCTCTATGGAAAGATAGTTGATGAAGAGATTGCTATGCGAGAAGCGGCAAAGGCGATGCTCACTCGTAGAAACCCCACCATATTCCCCGGTCCTCTAATACTCTGGGGCTGGAACGCCGGCGCCATGGAAAAAGCTAAGGCAGTGCTTGAACTCGCTATGGAAATCCCCAATTGCAGGATAATACCCATGCCCGACTACAGACCCAAATATCCAAAAATAGACCCGGAGGCGGAAATAAACCCGAACCATCCAAACCTTACCATACTTCACAACAAGATAGAAGCGGCTATATTCGTGGGGATTCATTGTCACTATGCAAACCTATCCTTAAGAATGATAAGAGCAGGAACGAACTGCTTTACCATAGCCCTGTGTGCGGAGATGGGACACGAGGACGCCATGGTGTCCATAAGGGATGCGCATGCTGAAGAGATAAGGAAGTTTAAGGACGTTTTAGTTAAGGTAAGGGAAGAGCTTGGAATAAAGTGGGAGCCAAAGCTTCCACCTGAAAATCCATCACTGCCAAAAGAAGAATATCAAACCCTTTCCGTCCTTGACTACGGAGAGTACTCTTATCTGCTCATACCCAGAAGGGGTGAGCATGTCACAGAAAGTGAATAAAAGTTGGAGGTAGTATCATGCCGGAACAAAAGGTTGTAGATGCAGATTGGCTTCTTTTAGAAGCACCAAGAGAGAGAAAGTTTATAACGGGAGCCCAAGCTATGGCAGAAGCGGTAAAACGTGCCAATGTGGATATAGCCATAGCCTATCCCATCACACCCCAGTCTGAAGTGATGCACCTTGTAGGAGATATATGGGCTCAGGGCTATTTAAAAGACTATTATAGAGCAGAAGAAGAATACGGTGCCATGTCTGCCATAGCGGGTGCGGTAAGGGGCGGAGCAAGAGCCTTTTCTGCCACCTCAGGACCAGGACTGCTTAGAGGTATTGAAGCTATAGCCTCTTGGCCCGGTCATAGAATACCTGCGGTTCTTGGTGTTTTAACAAGGGTTGTGAATGCACCCCTTTCCATACAGCCAGACAATGTGGAGATAGCATACCTGCTTAACTGTGGAATGGTGGTTCTTCATGCGGAAAACCAGCAAGATGTTTTTGACTTTACCCTTGCCAGCTTTGTCATATCTGAAAAGGTGGATGTGTATATACCCATAGCTGTATGCACGGAGGGCTTTTTCGTAACTCACGCGAAAGGCTATGTGAATATGACGCCTGAAGACATGAAGCTCCCGCCCAGAGACCCCTACAAGGCGCCCGTGCCTCCCACCGACTGTGAGATACCGCCCGCAAGGATTCAGAGGGATGCCCCCGTTCAGAAGTCTAACTTTATGAGTTACCTTATACACGCAGTCTGGCAACAGGAGGTTTGGTCTTCAAATGTGAGGGCTATGAAATATATATACAAGTACCTTGGAGGACCTATAGAAGTGGTAAATCCAGATGCGGAGGTTTTTGTAGTGGCTTCCGGATGTGCAGCAGCTCAAGGAAGGGAAGCGGTTCGGTATGCCCAGCTGGAAGGTCTGAACGTGGGACTTGTAAAGGTCAAGTCCATAAGACCCTTCCCCGAAAAAGAAATAAGAGAAGTGCTTTCCAAGGCAAAGGCGGTCATAGTGCCAGAGCACAACATTGTAGGCTGGCTTGCAAAGGAAGTAAAGGCTACCATACCCGACAACCACAAGGTAATCGGTGGTCCAAGGGTATATGGTGGTATGACCCTACCTGTGGAGCTTATCATGGAAAAGGTTTATTCCGCCTTTGGTATAAAGAAGGAAAAGAAGGTAGTTGTATAAAAACTTAAAGGAGGTTCTATCATGGGCTTGGAGTATGTAAGGATTTCACCAGGTTTTGAAAAATACATGCCGAAGGACTATGTGGATTTAGTCCAGTATGGGCAGTTTGGCAAGCAGATAGATGTGCAGATGCTCGGACAGTTCAAAGAGCTTGTAGAAGAGCATCCCATGTGCGCAGGCTGTTTCATGGCATACTTCATAAGGGTCTTCTACGCAGCACTTCCTAACCCAGAAGACACCATTGTTATAGGCACAGCAGGATGCGCAAGGCTTGCTCTATCTCAGGCGGCGGTTCCCTTCATATACGGAAATTACGGAGATACCAACGCGGTGGCTTCCGGTCTAAAGAGGGCTTTAACCATTAGGTTCCCCGATAAGGTCAAGGATGTTGTGGTTATAGCAGGGGATGGTGGTCTTATAGACATAGGCTTTGGTATGACCATGCACTCCTGGTTCAGGCGTGAGAAATTCACCACCATAATGGTGGACAACGAAGTCTACGGAAACACAGGAGGGCAGGAGAGCGGTATGTCTCCTAAAGGTGTGCAGTTAAAGATGGCACCGAAAGGAAAACAGTTTGACAAGATAAACGCGGTGGAGCTGGCAAAGACCGCCGGCTGTGTCTATGTGGCAAAGCTGGCTCCCACAAATCCCAAGAGGATAGCCAAAACCATAAGAAGGGCTATACTCGCCGCAAGGCACTTCGGTCCCACCTTCATACATGCTTATACCTCCTGCAACATTGAATACTCCATACCCACAGAAAAGGTGCTTGAGGATGCAAGAAAAAGAGAAAAGCAGGACTTTGGCTTTTACGAGTGGATGACGGACGAAGTGAAAGAGTTCTTTGAAGAGATAGAGAGAAAGCCGGAGGAGGTTAAGGCATGAAGAGGTATAACATTAGAATAGCCGGCGTTGGTGGGCAGGGGGTGGTCACCTCCGCCCACATCTTAGGAAATGCCATGTCCGCAGCAGGCAAATATGCTACCCTTGTTCCCTTCTTCGGTTCTGAAAAGAGGATGGCACCGGTGGAAGCCTATGTGAGGGTTTCAGACCAGCCCATATATGAGGTGGGTGAAGTGGTCTATCCGAATGTTATCATGATTTACCACCCTCAGGTCATCACTCACGGAAAGTCTTACACCATGCCCTTTTACTCTGGACTTAAGGAAGAAGGGACGGTTATAATAAACACAGACATTGATATAATTCCCGAGGAAGATTGGAAAATCCTCAACGAGCTTAATACCAAGGTTTATATGTTCCCAGCCACAAAGCTTGCCCTTGATATTGCGGGAACGGAGCTTGCCACAAACATGGCAATGATAGGACTGTTTTTTGGCATAACTAGGCTTGTAGGCTTTGACCATATAGAGCAGGCGGTAAGAGAAAGGTTTTTAGGAAACACCTTTGTGGCTTCTGGTGGAACTACGGCTCTGGATAGTGCCATAGAGAAGAAGTTCAAGAAGAAGATGGAGCTTCTGGAAAAGAACATGCAGGTGATAAGGGAAGCCTTCAGGATAGCCGAAGAAAGGGGCTGGGTGGAAGAGGAAGCTTATACGGTTTAATTTTATTTCAGGAGGTTATCTGAGGTATGTACTATGTTGCGGATGTAAACGAAATGGATTGTGCCAAGTATAACTGCAAGCAGTGTGTGCTTTTCTGTCCTGAGCCGAACACTTTGATGTATCATGATTCAAAGCATGTGGCATGGGTTAATTACTCAAGGTGTAAAGGCTGTGCCATATGCGTATATGTTTGCTCGGACTTACTCAAAAGGAACTGCATACAGATGGTTATGATGACCGCGGGAGATTAAGTATGGTAGAGGAGAAATTTAAGCAACTGACTGAAGAGATAAAGAGAGATATGGTGAACCCAGACCTTGACATTGAACAGTGCTTTCCCAACGATGTAGATGAAGGTTGTGAGGTTAGAAAGTATCCATACATAAAGGTGAAATATGTAATAGAAGGGCACGATGTGTATGAGAAGGAAATAGACATAGACCCAGAGTATTGGGAAAAGGATGTAAAGGATTTGGCTAATTTTGTATCCTTTCAAATCCAGCAGTTCATGGAGGAGATAGACTCGGTAGAATACGGAGGAGAGTAGCTAATGCTTCCAGCCTTCGTAATTACGGGCTACTTGGGAAGTGGAAAGACTACACTTCTTTTGAATTCTGTGAGAGAGTTCTTCTCTGGAAGAAGGGTGGCATTGATAGTGAATGAGTTTGGACAGATAGGGGTGGACGGTAAGATACTTAAAAACGCTTATTCCGAAGTTATAGAGCTTCCAGAAGGATGCATATGCTGTACTTTGCATTCCGAGTTTGAAAAAGCCCTTTCCGAGATAAAACAAAAGTACGATCCTGAACTACTTTTTGTTGAAACCTCAGGTGGAGCAGAACCCTTTCCCGTAATAATAAGTCTGCAAAGCCTTGGTTGTACAGTTGAAGGTGTTTTATGTCTCATAGATGCTTTTAACTTTGAAAAATACAGTAAGGAAAGCACTGCAAGACACCAGATAGGAAGCTCTAACGTGCTTGTTATCAACAAGACGGATCTTGTGGAAGGTGAGATCTTAAAAAATATAGAAAAGGAAGTCATCAATCTGTGGCATTTCTACAGACTTAAGAACTTCTTTACAGGTGAGCCAATCTTTAAAGATTTTAGACTCTACAGAACCACTCACGGCAAACTCCCACCTGAGGTGTTTGAGGGCATTTTTACACTGAAAGAAAGAATTTCCATCAAAGAAGAAGAATCTCACGAACACAATCTTAAGCAGGAGATACGTTACTTTGAAGAACCTATAGAGTACGAAAATTTTATGCAGTTTATAGAGAGTCTATCAAAAGATGTAATAAGGGCAAAGGGTATAGTAAGGCTGAGGGAATCTCCGGCTCCAGTTGTTGTTAATTACGCTTTTGGTAGTATAGATATGAGCTATACTATACCCGACTATGAAGGTAAATCTTTTGTGGTGATCGTAAGTTCTTCCAACTGAGTAAGCAAGGTCAAGGAGGAAGAAGATGTTTGAGTATGCTGTATTATTAACTTCTTTTTTGAGTATATTGTTTTCACCCTTTGTTAATGGAAAGCGTTACGCAAGATTGAGTACTCTATTTGTGGGTGTTTCCTTTTTGAT
The Hydrogenobacter sp. genome window above contains:
- a CDS encoding 2-oxoacid:acceptor oxidoreductase family protein, with the protein product MKRYNIRIAGVGGQGVVTSAHILGNAMSAAGKYATLVPFFGSEKRMAPVEAYVRVSDQPIYEVGEVVYPNVIMIYHPQVITHGKSYTMPFYSGLKEEGTVIINTDIDIIPEEDWKILNELNTKVYMFPATKLALDIAGTELATNMAMIGLFFGITRLVGFDHIEQAVRERFLGNTFVASGGTTALDSAIEKKFKKKMELLEKNMQVIREAFRIAEERGWVEEEAYTV
- a CDS encoding carbon monoxide dehydrogenase beta subunit family protein, producing MPMEVVPGPAGYIPTPPAFEGVELPPPGKALLYGKIVDEEIAMREAAKAMLTRRNPTIFPGPLILWGWNAGAMEKAKAVLELAMEIPNCRIIPMPDYRPKYPKIDPEAEINPNHPNLTILHNKIEAAIFVGIHCHYANLSLRMIRAGTNCFTIALCAEMGHEDAMVSIRDAHAEEIRKFKDVLVKVREELGIKWEPKLPPENPSLPKEEYQTLSVLDYGEYSYLLIPRRGEHVTESE
- a CDS encoding ferredoxin oxidoreductase; translated protein: MYYVADVNEMDCAKYNCKQCVLFCPEPNTLMYHDSKHVAWVNYSRCKGCAICVYVCSDLLKRNCIQMVMMTAGD
- a CDS encoding transketolase C-terminal domain-containing protein, with the protein product MPEQKVVDADWLLLEAPRERKFITGAQAMAEAVKRANVDIAIAYPITPQSEVMHLVGDIWAQGYLKDYYRAEEEYGAMSAIAGAVRGGARAFSATSGPGLLRGIEAIASWPGHRIPAVLGVLTRVVNAPLSIQPDNVEIAYLLNCGMVVLHAENQQDVFDFTLASFVISEKVDVYIPIAVCTEGFFVTHAKGYVNMTPEDMKLPPRDPYKAPVPPTDCEIPPARIQRDAPVQKSNFMSYLIHAVWQQEVWSSNVRAMKYIYKYLGGPIEVVNPDAEVFVVASGCAAAQGREAVRYAQLEGLNVGLVKVKSIRPFPEKEIREVLSKAKAVIVPEHNIVGWLAKEVKATIPDNHKVIGGPRVYGGMTLPVELIMEKVYSAFGIKKEKKVVV
- a CDS encoding CobW family GTP-binding protein is translated as MLPAFVITGYLGSGKTTLLLNSVREFFSGRRVALIVNEFGQIGVDGKILKNAYSEVIELPEGCICCTLHSEFEKALSEIKQKYDPELLFVETSGGAEPFPVIISLQSLGCTVEGVLCLIDAFNFEKYSKESTARHQIGSSNVLVINKTDLVEGEILKNIEKEVINLWHFYRLKNFFTGEPIFKDFRLYRTTHGKLPPEVFEGIFTLKERISIKEEESHEHNLKQEIRYFEEPIEYENFMQFIESLSKDVIRAKGIVRLRESPAPVVVNYAFGSIDMSYTIPDYEGKSFVVIVSSSN
- a CDS encoding thiamine pyrophosphate-dependent enzyme, which codes for MGLEYVRISPGFEKYMPKDYVDLVQYGQFGKQIDVQMLGQFKELVEEHPMCAGCFMAYFIRVFYAALPNPEDTIVIGTAGCARLALSQAAVPFIYGNYGDTNAVASGLKRALTIRFPDKVKDVVVIAGDGGLIDIGFGMTMHSWFRREKFTTIMVDNEVYGNTGGQESGMSPKGVQLKMAPKGKQFDKINAVELAKTAGCVYVAKLAPTNPKRIAKTIRRAILAARHFGPTFIHAYTSCNIEYSIPTEKVLEDARKREKQDFGFYEWMTDEVKEFFEEIERKPEEVKA